A genomic stretch from Flavobacterium nitratireducens includes:
- a CDS encoding phosphatase PAP2 family protein has translation MKNKIQKKAYTSLIALFLAFTYSCSDDITERNEQFHALNPTNTDELAGTWKPFLLTTPNEFPLDAPIATNSTAFTREINEIKSYQANLTEKQKEIIKYWSAGGVLRWNEIMRTLVARHNRPPYQNEDGTYPAPSSANPFANPQFPFSNPPYAARAYAYVSAAQYDAMVATWHYKKLYNRAAPYTVDTNIQVLIPKSTLPSYPSEDGVLAGVTVELLKLLFPTEIAYIQEKAEEQKLYRIISGANVRSDVDAGIILGRKIAAKFITRAAGDGAGAAIGNQELWTQLETQTVAAGEMPWKSLELPVRPPMLPLFGKVKSFLMTPEMVVANRPPAPPSTKSAQFAKELAEIKNYSTNTSRKHMQIVTFWADGVGTYTPPGHWNAIAAELFVEQNYSEVRWARNMALLNIAMMDAAISCWDAKYTYFNPRPSQVDPSIKTMTGTPNFPSYVSGHSTFSGAASVVLSHILPAKSQSFIAMAKEASDSRMFGCIHYRSDCEKGLQLGEKVGNIAVARATIDGAE, from the coding sequence ATGAAAAATAAAATACAAAAAAAAGCCTACACTAGCCTAATCGCATTATTTCTTGCCTTCACCTATTCTTGCAGTGATGATATTACAGAACGAAACGAACAATTTCACGCGTTAAATCCAACTAACACCGACGAATTAGCCGGAACATGGAAACCCTTTTTATTGACTACCCCTAATGAATTTCCTTTGGATGCACCAATTGCGACTAATTCGACTGCATTTACCAGAGAAATCAATGAAATAAAAAGCTACCAAGCCAACTTAACTGAAAAACAGAAGGAAATTATAAAATATTGGAGCGCTGGAGGTGTTTTGCGTTGGAATGAAATTATGAGAACTTTGGTAGCTAGACATAACCGCCCGCCTTATCAAAATGAAGACGGAACCTATCCAGCACCATCATCGGCAAATCCTTTTGCAAATCCGCAATTTCCTTTTTCGAACCCACCCTATGCCGCCCGGGCCTATGCTTATGTAAGCGCTGCTCAATATGATGCAATGGTTGCAACTTGGCATTATAAAAAACTGTATAACAGAGCCGCTCCTTATACTGTAGATACCAATATACAGGTGTTGATTCCTAAAAGCACCTTGCCTTCCTATCCTTCAGAAGATGGAGTTTTAGCAGGGGTTACCGTTGAATTATTAAAATTATTATTCCCAACAGAAATTGCCTATATCCAAGAAAAAGCAGAGGAACAAAAACTGTATCGAATCATTAGTGGAGCCAATGTTAGAAGTGATGTTGATGCCGGAATTATTTTAGGAAGAAAAATTGCTGCAAAATTCATTACCCGCGCTGCTGGTGATGGTGCAGGTGCTGCAATAGGAAACCAGGAACTTTGGACACAATTAGAAACCCAAACTGTTGCTGCAGGGGAAATGCCTTGGAAATCATTAGAACTCCCTGTCAGACCACCGATGTTACCTTTGTTTGGAAAAGTAAAGTCCTTCTTAATGACTCCCGAAATGGTTGTTGCCAACCGTCCACCTGCACCACCTTCAACAAAATCAGCCCAATTCGCAAAAGAATTGGCTGAGATAAAAAACTATAGTACCAATACCTCCCGAAAACACATGCAAATTGTCACCTTTTGGGCTGATGGAGTGGGGACTTATACTCCACCAGGACACTGGAATGCCATAGCTGCAGAATTATTTGTGGAACAAAATTATAGTGAAGTACGATGGGCCAGAAATATGGCATTATTGAATATTGCAATGATGGACGCTGCTATCAGTTGCTGGGATGCAAAATATACTTACTTCAACCCAAGACCCTCTCAAGTTGACCCATCTATAAAAACGATGACAGGAACTCCTAATTTCCCTTCTTATGTTTCAGGACATTCTACTTTTAGTGGAGCAGCCAGTGTAGTCTTATCCCATATTTTACCTGCAAAAAGCCAAAGTTTTATTGCAATGGCCAAAGAAGCATCCGACTCGAGAATGTTTGGTTGTATTCATTACAGAAGTGATTGTGAAAAAGGACTTCAATTAGGTGAAAAAGTAGGTAATATTGCCGTAGCAAGAGCCACTATAGATGGGGCTGAATAA
- a CDS encoding F0F1 ATP synthase subunit epsilon, producing MILEIVSPEASLFKGEITSVTLPGVDGSFQILNNHAPIVSLLQKGTVKITAPSFKFSKESAKLFSKVNDQNYTLAISSGTIEMKDNKVIVLAD from the coding sequence ATGATTTTAGAAATAGTATCACCAGAAGCATCTTTATTCAAAGGAGAAATAACGTCAGTAACCTTACCGGGTGTTGATGGAAGTTTCCAAATTTTGAATAATCACGCTCCAATTGTTTCCTTGCTTCAAAAAGGAACTGTGAAAATTACAGCGCCAAGTTTTAAGTTTAGCAAAGAATCAGCAAAGTTGTTTTCGAAAGTAAATGATCAAAACTATACTTTAGCTATTTCTTCAGGAACTATTGAAATGAAAGACAATAAAGTAATTGTTTTAGCCGACTAA
- the atpD gene encoding F0F1 ATP synthase subunit beta: MSKVIGKVAQIIGPVVDVVFNGKDVELPKIYDSLEIVKKDGTKLILEVQSHIGENTVRTISMDSTDGLSRGYEVIGTGNPIQMPIGADVYGRLFNVVGDAIDGLPELPKTGENGMSIHRQAPKFEDLSTSSEVLFTGIKVIDLIEPYAKGGKIGLFGGAGVGKTVLIQELINNIAKGHGGLSVFAGVGERTREGNDLLREMLESGIIKYGEEFMHSMENGGWDLSKVDLPGMRESKATFVFGQMNEPPGARARVALSGLSIAEYFRDGAGSDQGKDVLFFVDNIFRFTQAGSEVSALLGRMPSAVGYQPTLATEMGAMQERITSTNKGSITSVQAVYVPADDLTDPAPATTFAHLDATTVLSRKIAELGIYPAVDPLDSTSRILTPHILGDDHYNCAQRVKEILQKYKQLQDIIAILGMEELSEEDKLAVSRARRVQRFLSQPFHVAEQFTGIPGVLVDIKDTIKGFNMIIDGELDHLPESAFNLKGTIEEAIEAGEKMLAEA, translated from the coding sequence ATGTCTAAAGTAATAGGAAAAGTTGCCCAAATCATTGGCCCAGTAGTTGACGTTGTTTTCAACGGTAAGGATGTTGAACTTCCAAAAATTTATGATTCATTAGAAATCGTAAAAAAAGATGGTACTAAATTAATCCTAGAAGTACAATCTCACATTGGAGAAAATACTGTTCGTACCATTTCGATGGATTCAACTGATGGTTTGAGCAGAGGTTATGAAGTAATAGGAACAGGAAATCCTATTCAAATGCCGATTGGTGCAGATGTTTACGGACGTTTATTCAACGTAGTTGGAGATGCTATTGATGGTTTGCCAGAATTACCTAAAACAGGTGAAAACGGTATGTCAATTCACCGTCAAGCTCCAAAATTTGAAGATTTATCTACATCTTCTGAAGTTTTATTCACAGGTATCAAAGTAATCGATTTGATCGAGCCTTATGCAAAAGGAGGTAAAATTGGATTGTTTGGTGGAGCTGGAGTAGGTAAAACAGTATTGATTCAAGAATTAATTAACAATATCGCTAAAGGTCACGGTGGTCTTTCTGTATTCGCAGGAGTAGGGGAAAGAACTCGTGAAGGAAATGACTTGCTTCGTGAGATGTTAGAGTCAGGAATTATTAAATACGGTGAGGAATTCATGCACTCTATGGAAAATGGAGGATGGGATTTGTCTAAAGTAGATTTGCCAGGAATGAGAGAGTCTAAAGCTACTTTCGTTTTCGGACAAATGAATGAGCCACCAGGAGCACGTGCTCGTGTTGCACTTTCTGGATTATCTATTGCTGAGTATTTCCGTGATGGAGCTGGTTCTGACCAAGGTAAAGACGTATTATTCTTCGTAGATAACATTTTCCGTTTTACACAAGCAGGTTCTGAGGTATCGGCTTTATTAGGACGTATGCCTTCTGCGGTAGGTTACCAACCAACTTTAGCAACTGAGATGGGAGCTATGCAAGAGCGTATTACATCTACAAACAAAGGTTCTATTACATCTGTACAAGCGGTTTATGTACCTGCGGATGACTTAACTGACCCTGCACCGGCAACAACTTTCGCGCACTTAGATGCTACAACAGTATTGTCTCGTAAAATTGCTGAGTTAGGTATTTACCCAGCGGTAGATCCATTGGATTCTACTTCTCGTATCTTAACTCCACACATCTTAGGTGATGATCACTATAACTGTGCTCAAAGAGTAAAAGAGATTCTTCAAAAATACAAACAATTACAAGATATCATCGCTATCTTAGGTATGGAAGAGTTATCTGAAGAAGATAAATTAGCTGTATCAAGAGCACGTCGTGTACAACGTTTCTTGTCTCAACCGTTCCACGTTGCTGAGCAATTTACTGGTATTCCAGGTGTATTAGTTGATATTAAAGATACTATCAAAGGATTTAATATGATTATTGATGGTGAATTAGATCACTTGCCAGAATCAGCATTCAACCTTAAAGGAACTATCGAAGAAGCTATCGAAGCTGGAGAGAAAATGTTAGCGGAAGCATAA
- the glmS gene encoding glutamine--fructose-6-phosphate transaminase (isomerizing) yields the protein MCGIVGYIGHREAYPIVIKGLKRLEYRGYDSAGVMVYDGAIKVCKTKGKVVSLEERALQEIDTKGTIGIGHTRWATHGVPNDVNSHPHLSNSGELAIVHNGIIENYAPLKEELIKRGYVFHSDTDTEVLVNLIEEVQKNEKIKLGKAVQLALNQVVGAYAIAVFDTKNPSEIVAARLGSPLAIGVGEGEYFIASDASPFIEYTSNAVYLEDGEMANISLKKPIKIRKIKDDSLVDPYIQELQMNLEQIEKGGFDHFMLKEIYEQPNVIKDTYRGRLHADRGIVQMSGIEDNLEKFLNAERIIIVACGTSWHAGLVAEYIIEEFARISVEVEYASEFRYRNPIIKPTDVVIAISQSGETADTMAAIKLAKEHGAFVFGVCNVVGSSISRESHAGAYTHAGPEIGVASTKAFTTQITVLTMLALRLAKAKGTLSHSDFHRYLLELELIPEKVKEVLETAEKTKEIAAAFKDAPNCLYLGRGYNFPVALEGALKLKEISYIHAEGYPAAEMKHGPIALIDEQMPVIIIAPKQGHYDKIVSNIQEIKSRSGKIIAVVTKGDTQVRELADYVIEIPETSDALSPLITTIPLQLLSYYIAVFRGCNVDQPRNLAKSVTVE from the coding sequence ATGTGTGGAATAGTTGGTTATATAGGTCACAGAGAAGCTTATCCTATAGTTATCAAAGGTCTTAAAAGACTGGAATATCGCGGTTATGATAGTGCTGGAGTAATGGTGTATGATGGTGCGATTAAAGTTTGTAAAACAAAAGGTAAGGTAGTTTCTTTAGAGGAGCGTGCTTTGCAAGAAATTGATACTAAGGGAACTATTGGAATAGGCCATACAAGATGGGCAACTCATGGGGTTCCTAATGATGTGAATTCGCATCCTCATCTTTCAAATTCAGGTGAGTTAGCTATAGTGCATAACGGAATTATTGAAAATTACGCGCCATTAAAAGAAGAGTTAATAAAGCGTGGTTACGTCTTTCATTCAGATACTGATACAGAAGTATTAGTTAATTTAATTGAAGAAGTTCAAAAGAATGAAAAAATCAAGTTAGGCAAAGCGGTTCAGTTAGCGCTTAATCAAGTAGTGGGTGCTTATGCAATTGCTGTTTTTGACACAAAGAATCCAAGTGAAATTGTTGCTGCTCGTTTAGGAAGTCCTTTGGCAATTGGTGTTGGAGAAGGAGAGTATTTTATTGCTTCTGATGCTTCACCTTTTATTGAATATACTTCTAATGCTGTTTATCTTGAAGATGGCGAGATGGCTAATATTAGTTTGAAAAAACCAATCAAGATTAGAAAGATTAAAGATGATAGTTTGGTAGATCCTTATATTCAAGAGCTTCAAATGAATTTAGAGCAAATTGAAAAAGGAGGTTTTGATCATTTCATGTTGAAAGAAATCTATGAGCAACCAAATGTTATCAAAGATACTTATAGAGGAAGATTGCATGCAGATAGGGGTATTGTTCAAATGTCGGGAATTGAAGATAATTTAGAGAAATTCCTAAATGCAGAAAGAATAATTATCGTAGCTTGTGGGACTTCATGGCATGCAGGTTTAGTTGCTGAATATATTATTGAAGAATTCGCTCGTATTTCTGTAGAAGTAGAGTATGCTTCGGAATTTAGATATAGAAATCCAATTATTAAGCCTACAGATGTTGTTATAGCTATTTCTCAATCAGGTGAAACGGCCGATACAATGGCAGCTATTAAATTAGCTAAAGAACATGGTGCTTTTGTTTTTGGAGTTTGTAATGTGGTAGGTTCTTCTATTTCAAGAGAATCTCACGCAGGAGCTTACACGCATGCCGGACCAGAAATTGGTGTAGCATCTACAAAAGCGTTTACAACTCAAATTACTGTATTGACAATGTTAGCTTTGCGTTTAGCTAAAGCAAAAGGGACTTTGTCGCATTCTGATTTCCATAGGTATTTATTGGAATTAGAATTAATACCAGAAAAAGTAAAAGAAGTATTAGAAACCGCCGAGAAAACAAAAGAAATTGCTGCAGCTTTCAAAGATGCGCCTAACTGTTTGTATTTAGGTCGTGGTTATAATTTCCCAGTAGCATTAGAGGGTGCCTTGAAGCTTAAAGAAATATCATATATTCACGCTGAGGGTTATCCAGCAGCCGAAATGAAACATGGTCCAATCGCATTGATTGATGAGCAAATGCCAGTTATTATCATTGCGCCTAAACAAGGACACTATGATAAGATTGTAAGTAATATTCAAGAAATAAAATCACGAAGCGGTAAAATTATTGCAGTAGTGACAAAAGGAGATACTCAGGTTAGAGAATTAGCTGATTATGTAATTGAAATTCCTGAAACTTCAGATGCATTATCCCCCTTGATTACAACAATACCATTACAGTTGTTGTCTTACTATATCGCTGTATTTAGAGGTTGTAATGTGGATCAGCCACGTAACTTAGCTAAGTCAGTTACAGTGGAATAA
- a CDS encoding DUF4270 domain-containing protein → MRNNSIIKIFFLAITVVFFTSCDKDFNTLGGDLIGDEHFGLVHDSINVLSYNQNIGPVQSNNLPVNPLGIYEDDVFGTTEASFATQVVLASVNPTIGNNVEIDSVTLSIPYFSHIESTNATTGNSTYVLDSIYGSADENKRAIKLSVYENGYFMRDLDPVTGFLESQKYYTNQGSDFDALKGGVRLNDGVVAQNDAFFFDKSEIKNTTTTTTDGKEVKTTTKTAPAMHLALNKTYFKTKIIDAAASGKLITNDVFKNYFRGLYFKVEKSGASPGQLSMMNFKAGTVTINYKEDLVTTVNGQSTTTRVAKSIVLNMTGNTVSLVKNTKKTLYEDAITTNVNKTAGDSRLYVKGGEGAMSVLELFDKTDVLGYDASGNVSNVPNNIPDELDELRRIDPLTKRTKMINEASLVFHVDKAAMGTTKLPNRIYLYDLSNSTVLLDYLNDSSTGTNAKNGQLIFGGQLQKSTDGEYYYKFRITEHIRNLVKNLSSKNVKLGVVVTEDIRNTTMNALFSKFTLNDQNEIFKIPQASVLNPLGVVLYGGAASVPDAKRLKLKIYYTKPN, encoded by the coding sequence ATGCGCAATAATTCTATTATAAAGATATTTTTTCTTGCAATCACTGTTGTTTTTTTTACTTCCTGTGATAAAGATTTTAACACCTTAGGAGGGGACTTAATTGGTGATGAACATTTTGGATTAGTACATGATAGTATTAATGTTCTTTCTTATAATCAAAATATTGGTCCAGTTCAATCTAATAATTTGCCTGTAAATCCTTTGGGGATTTATGAGGATGATGTTTTTGGGACTACCGAAGCAAGTTTTGCAACTCAGGTTGTTTTGGCTTCTGTAAATCCTACTATTGGCAATAATGTTGAGATTGATAGTGTGACTTTGTCGATTCCTTATTTTAGTCATATAGAATCTACTAATGCAACAACTGGAAATAGTACTTATGTTTTAGATTCTATTTATGGTTCAGCCGATGAGAATAAAAGAGCTATTAAATTAAGTGTTTATGAAAACGGTTATTTTATGAGGGATTTAGATCCTGTAACCGGTTTTTTGGAATCACAAAAATATTATACAAACCAAGGGAGTGATTTTGATGCTTTAAAAGGTGGTGTAAGGTTAAATGATGGTGTTGTTGCTCAAAATGATGCTTTTTTCTTTGATAAAAGTGAAATTAAAAATACAACGACTACTACAACTGATGGTAAAGAAGTTAAAACAACTACAAAGACTGCTCCGGCTATGCATTTGGCTTTGAATAAAACTTATTTTAAAACCAAAATTATTGATGCAGCAGCCTCTGGGAAATTAATAACTAATGATGTTTTTAAAAATTATTTCAGAGGATTGTATTTTAAAGTTGAGAAATCCGGTGCTAGTCCAGGTCAATTATCGATGATGAATTTTAAAGCAGGAACGGTTACTATAAATTACAAGGAAGATTTAGTTACTACAGTAAACGGTCAGTCTACAACGACAAGAGTAGCTAAATCTATCGTGCTTAATATGACTGGAAATACTGTTAGTTTGGTTAAAAATACTAAGAAAACACTTTACGAGGATGCGATCACCACTAACGTTAATAAAACAGCAGGGGATAGTCGATTGTATGTAAAAGGTGGTGAAGGTGCAATGTCTGTTTTAGAACTTTTTGATAAAACAGATGTTTTAGGTTATGATGCTAGTGGAAATGTTTCGAACGTTCCTAATAATATTCCTGATGAATTGGATGAATTAAGACGTATTGATCCTCTTACTAAAAGAACTAAAATGATCAATGAGGCTAGTTTAGTTTTTCATGTAGACAAGGCAGCTATGGGAACTACTAAATTACCTAATCGTATTTATTTGTATGATTTATCGAATAGTACGGTTTTATTAGATTATTTGAATGATTCTTCAACGGGAACTAATGCAAAAAATGGTCAGCTTATTTTTGGAGGGCAATTGCAAAAAAGTACTGATGGGGAGTATTATTATAAATTTAGAATTACAGAACACATTCGAAATTTAGTTAAAAATCTTTCTTCAAAAAATGTAAAGTTAGGTGTTGTAGTTACTGAAGATATTCGAAATACGACTATGAACGCTTTGTTTTCAAAGTTTACTTTGAACGATCAAAATGAAATTTTTAAAATCCCACAGGCATCAGTATTAAATCCACTTGGTGTGGTGCTTTACGGAGGAGCGGCATCTGTTCCAGACGCAAAAAGATTGAAGTTGAAAATTTATTACACAAAACCTAATTAA
- a CDS encoding glycogen/starch synthase, translating to MKDKRILYVSSEVVPYLAENEVSLMSYDVPKMVNDQGGQIRIFMPRYGNINERRHQLHEVIRLSGMNLVVNDLDMPLIIKVASIPKERIQVYFIDNDEYFKRKATFADEDGKLYPDNDERAIFFAKGVVETVKKLNWVPDIIHVHGWMAAMLPVYMKHFYKNEALFSDTKIVTSVYGQSFDGTLDVEMINKVKLDGVPQESVDMLSTPDYENIIKATVMHSDGVIIASSNLSSSLTKFIETSGKPFLPFVPKDAFAEAYNNFYKEML from the coding sequence ATGAAAGATAAGAGGATATTATATGTATCATCTGAAGTGGTGCCGTATTTGGCTGAAAATGAGGTTTCTTTAATGTCTTATGATGTTCCTAAGATGGTAAATGACCAAGGGGGACAGATTCGAATTTTTATGCCTAGGTATGGTAATATCAACGAAAGAAGGCACCAATTACATGAAGTTATTCGTCTTTCAGGAATGAATTTGGTAGTAAATGACTTAGATATGCCTTTAATTATCAAAGTGGCATCAATTCCAAAAGAAAGAATTCAAGTATATTTTATCGATAATGATGAATATTTTAAAAGAAAAGCCACATTTGCCGATGAGGATGGGAAATTATACCCTGATAATGATGAGCGTGCTATCTTTTTTGCTAAAGGAGTTGTCGAGACAGTTAAAAAATTAAATTGGGTACCAGATATTATACATGTTCACGGTTGGATGGCTGCCATGTTGCCGGTGTACATGAAGCATTTTTATAAAAATGAAGCCTTGTTTTCTGACACTAAGATTGTTACTTCTGTTTATGGGCAATCATTTGATGGTACTTTAGATGTTGAAATGATCAACAAAGTAAAATTAGATGGAGTTCCGCAAGAGTCGGTTGATATGTTATCAACACCTGATTATGAGAATATTATAAAAGCAACTGTAATGCATTCGGATGGTGTTATTATTGCTTCTTCGAATCTTAGTTCAAGTTTAACAAAATTTATTGAAACTTCAGGGAAACCTTTTTTACCTTTCGTCCCTAAAGATGCTTTTGCTGAGGCATATAATAATTTTTATAAAGAAATGCTTTAA
- the panC gene encoding pantoate--beta-alanine ligase, which translates to MFALNFNKITMPIFYGKVALVEFLNSVKSTDSTIGFVPTMGALHQGHLSLMQQSLAENQHTVVSIFVNPTQFNNPEDLEKYPRTLEEDTKKIASLDPSIIVYAPSVDDIYEGNVVSQNFDYDGLENQMEGKFRPGHFNGVGTIVKRLFEIVKPTNAYFGEKDFQQLQIVKKMVSKNHLDVKIIGCPIFREANGLAMSSRNERLTTQERDKASIIYKTLLEAKEQFKTLSCEEVKQWVKSVFDPNTMFDLEYFEIADEETLIPCSTILKDKNYRAFIAVFVNNIRLIDTISLK; encoded by the coding sequence ATGTTTGCACTCAATTTTAATAAAATTACCATGCCTATTTTCTATGGAAAAGTAGCTTTAGTTGAATTTTTAAATTCGGTTAAATCGACTGATTCCACTATTGGTTTTGTTCCTACAATGGGTGCGCTCCACCAAGGTCATCTTTCCCTAATGCAACAATCTCTAGCAGAAAACCAGCATACTGTGGTTAGTATCTTTGTTAATCCTACCCAATTTAATAATCCCGAGGATTTAGAAAAATACCCTAGAACCCTAGAAGAAGACACTAAAAAAATTGCTTCTTTAGACCCATCGATTATTGTATACGCACCTTCAGTAGATGACATCTACGAAGGAAATGTAGTTTCTCAAAATTTTGATTACGACGGACTCGAAAATCAAATGGAAGGCAAATTCAGACCTGGTCATTTTAATGGAGTAGGAACCATTGTAAAACGTCTTTTCGAAATTGTAAAACCTACAAATGCGTACTTTGGCGAAAAAGATTTCCAACAATTACAAATTGTTAAAAAAATGGTTAGCAAAAACCATTTAGACGTAAAAATCATTGGTTGTCCTATTTTCAGAGAAGCTAATGGACTTGCTATGAGTTCCCGAAACGAACGATTAACAACCCAAGAAAGAGACAAAGCTTCTATTATTTACAAAACCTTATTAGAAGCCAAAGAACAATTTAAAACCCTAAGTTGTGAAGAAGTAAAACAATGGGTCAAATCGGTTTTTGACCCGAATACAATGTTTGATTTGGAATATTTTGAAATCGCTGACGAAGAAACGCTTATTCCTTGTTCAACCATTTTAAAAGATAAAAATTATCGTGCATTTATTGCCGTTTTTGTGAATAATATTCGATTGATTGATACCATTTCACTAAAATAA
- the panD gene encoding aspartate 1-decarboxylase translates to MQIQVLKSKIHRVKVTGADLNYIGSITIDETLLEASNIIEGEKVSIVNINNGERFDTYAIKGERNSGEITLNGPAARKVQKDDIIIIISYATMDFEEAKTFQPWIIFPNEKDNSLT, encoded by the coding sequence ATGCAAATTCAAGTTTTAAAATCAAAAATTCATCGGGTAAAAGTAACTGGCGCCGATTTAAATTATATTGGTAGTATTACCATCGATGAAACCTTATTAGAAGCATCTAATATTATTGAAGGAGAAAAAGTTTCTATTGTTAACATCAATAATGGAGAACGTTTTGACACTTATGCCATAAAAGGAGAGCGAAATTCAGGCGAAATAACACTGAATGGTCCAGCAGCTAGAAAAGTACAAAAAGACGATATCATCATTATCATATCGTATGCAACCATGGACTTTGAAGAAGCCAAAACTTTCCAGCCTTGGATTATTTTTCCAAACGAAAAAGACAATTCACTAACATAA
- a CDS encoding alpha/beta hydrolase → MKQALLLFFFSIVAFSQKKTELIKSNHLGETREISINLPSSYESNPTKRYPVLVLLDGDYLFDPFQGALHYGEYWDDLPETIIIGIHQKNSRVSDCAFDEAQGTPTKRSAAFYNFIVEEMMPFAEKKYRLAPFRIIAGHDVTAGFLNFFLYRENSYFNAYISLSPELSSDMVSQVPTTLNNTKKNIFYYQSSADGDIKQLRQPIEELDANIKATAIQNPLVNYQYDKFNNASHYSLVLYSIPNALYQIFDSYKPISSTEFSEKIVILPSGYVDYLIKKYENSEQKLGLNNPIRINDFKAIEAAILKNKAYEELEKLSQLANKNYPKSMLADYELGLMFEKLGDNKNAANKYQRASQLEEIGDLTKEMMYNKYEDLKSLSVKK, encoded by the coding sequence ATGAAACAAGCACTACTATTATTTTTCTTTTCGATTGTAGCATTTTCGCAAAAAAAAACCGAATTAATCAAATCAAACCATTTGGGAGAAACCCGAGAAATATCCATAAATCTTCCCAGTTCCTACGAAAGTAACCCCACGAAAAGATACCCCGTTTTAGTACTTCTAGATGGCGATTATTTATTTGACCCTTTTCAAGGCGCCTTGCATTATGGCGAATATTGGGATGATTTACCAGAAACCATTATTATAGGCATCCATCAAAAAAACAGCCGAGTGAGTGATTGTGCTTTCGATGAGGCGCAAGGAACCCCTACTAAAAGATCGGCTGCTTTCTATAACTTTATAGTAGAAGAAATGATGCCTTTTGCAGAAAAAAAATATCGTTTAGCACCTTTTCGAATAATTGCAGGTCACGACGTTACGGCTGGATTTCTAAACTTCTTCTTGTATCGCGAAAACTCTTATTTTAACGCCTATATCTCCTTAAGCCCTGAATTATCTTCAGATATGGTAAGTCAAGTTCCTACCACATTAAACAATACTAAAAAAAATATTTTTTACTATCAGTCTTCTGCCGATGGGGATATCAAGCAACTGCGACAACCTATAGAAGAATTAGACGCTAATATCAAAGCAACGGCCATTCAAAATCCTTTAGTCAATTACCAATACGACAAATTCAATAATGCCTCGCACTATTCATTAGTTTTATATTCTATTCCTAATGCCTTGTACCAAATTTTTGATAGCTACAAACCTATTTCTTCTACCGAATTCTCAGAAAAAATTGTAATTCTACCATCAGGTTATGTAGATTACCTTATCAAGAAATATGAAAATTCGGAACAAAAACTAGGACTAAACAATCCCATTCGCATAAATGATTTCAAAGCAATCGAAGCCGCCATTTTAAAAAACAAAGCCTACGAAGAATTAGAAAAATTATCGCAATTAGCCAATAAAAACTATCCTAAATCAATGCTTGCCGACTATGAATTGGGCCTTATGTTTGAAAAACTAGGCGATAACAAAAATGCAGCTAACAAATACCAACGCGCTTCCCAATTAGAAGAAATTGGCGATTTGACCAAGGAAATGATGTACAATAAGTATGAAGATTTGAAAAGTTTAAGTGTAAAAAAATAA